A window of Belonocnema kinseyi isolate 2016_QV_RU_SX_M_011 chromosome 10, B_treatae_v1, whole genome shotgun sequence genomic DNA:
cctctctttcttttcattttccttggttatgatgcatgcttttgttcatgtgcataacctttcttgtcccgagatcaagagatctgagctcgttcttcgtccatgaaactactccaaatgaatagagtagtaccgggacggcaagcattttcattgcaaatactttgttcctcgccggcagttcggaagaccaaatctgtcggttgagacgtttgtatctgcttcggagagtatccattatagatgttacatccttaatgcagctctgtggcacgcccaggtatgcataagtctctccagcacaaaggtgtcgtatggcgcttctatcaacgagctcaggatcttcaggaattccattaagttttcctcgcttcaaataaaccttggcgcatttgtctaacccaaattccattccaatttccttagtatatcgttcgacaatccccagagctagatgcagttgatctctgtttttagcatagatcttaagatcgcccatgtaaaatacatgagtgaccttgtactttcgatctgcaggtttgccgcacaagtacccgtcagaatggcgaagtgctagagatagtggcaataatttaaggcaaaaaaggagtgggctcatggtgtcgccctgaaagacacctctctgaaacgtgaccttgttagttgtcacacgattttttccagatgagatagtaaatctggttttccaaagcggcatcaatctctctatgcacccaactatcggctcttccgactttaaatatgaggtgaaaatacgggctaaatgctgatgggttaaagaaaacttcttccaccataaggttttgatacaatctggtcccggtgcggaatagttcttcatccctcttaatacttttttcaccNNNNNNNNNNNNNNNNNNNNNNNNNNNNNNNNNNNNNNNNNNNNNNNNNNNNNNNNNNNNNNNNNNNNNNNNNNNNNNNNNNNNNNNNNNNNNNNNNNNNTTTCGACATTAATAATCAGTATGGTGCAGCAATGAGCGAATGTTTACCTTTTGGAGGATTCGAATGGGTACTTGATCAAGATATCAATGTACAAAATATTCCGGACGATTTACCAATAGGTTACATTTATGAGGTAGATTTGGAATATCCTACAGAATTGCATGATTTTCACAGAGATTTACCTTTGGCTCCAGAGCATTTTGTACCCCCTAATTCCTCATGTAAAATACCAAAATTGATAATCAGCTTATCGccaaagaaaaattatgtaattcactacataaatttgaaaaagtatttaagtTTAGGGTTAAAGGTATCCAAAATTCACAGGattctaaaatttgaacaaaatcccTGGTTGAAAAAGTATATTGACTTAAATACAGAAAAGCGAAAAATGTCTAGTaatgattttgagaaaaatttctacAAGCCGTTAGAATTTCTACAATTCCgtctttggaaaaacaattgaGGATGTTAGAAAATACAGAGATGTCAGATTGATAACAAAATGGGATGGAAGGAACGGTGCAAAAGCTGGGATAGCCAAACGAAATTTTTATAGCTGCACGATATTCGAGGAAGATATGGTTATTATTGAATCAAAAAGACTAATGGTCAAGACTAATggttattattgaataaaaaagtattggGGTTGATGAATGATGAATGCAACGGTAAAATAATGACTGAATTTGTGGGGTTAAGAGCGAAATCATATgcctataaaatttttaatgaaaaatctggGAAAAAGAAAGCTAAAGGTGTAAAAAGGGCCGcattgagaaaaattcaattcaatgatTATATACAGTgtctatttgaatttaaaaacttgatacaGTACCAAAATTTAATCCAAAGCAACAAACATGAAGTGCACACTATAAAGCAGAAAAAGCTAGCTTTGAGCTGGCATGACGATAAACGGATGATTCTCCCTGGTACGACAGACACGATTCCATGGGGTTACATAAAGAAAACAGTAAATGAACCCATGGAAGTTGAtgcaatgtaaaaaatatataaagtaatgAATATATTGCTATTTGTATTGTATTTATATTACATATTATTGATATTATATATTGTATTGTTATTGTAAGCTActgaattgtgtgtgtgtgtgcgtagaAACAAACAGGGTAATAAAAACATGATGGGCGATGTGGATACATATGAGTGAAGGAATAAAAGAGGGAGAGATACTTANNNNNNNNNNNNNNNNNNNNNNNNNNNNNNNNNNNNNNNNNNNNNNNNNNNNNNNNNNNNNNNNNNNNNNNNNNNNNNNNNNNNNNNNNNNNNNNNNNNNgacccaagtggggaaccttacataacggcttcgtgaggttcttcgcttggggtgattgctagaaagattgatcagcaacctgggtcggagcagtgttgcggagcgaacgtgttatttacttaaatagcacgagaattctggatcaatctaaaaaatctctatcccttccacaaactactcctttcccctgccgagtgagtcacgcctaccccgaaagggaaatggcttaatggtgtaataataataataataataataataataacatattgtttttctatcaatttgatTTATTACTTCTTTTATAGAtaatacatataattaaaaaattcctttcttcatTTATTTAATGTATAAAACATGCAGATGTACAAGTATAATTTGATAATTGTATATACAATACATTCTTTTGtctataaatttgatttattactttttttatagataatacatttaattaaaaaattccttccttcatttattaaatcttcaacagATGCAGTGTTCAAGTGTAATTTGATATGGATAAGTGTAACATTTTGTTTATCTGTAAAATTGATTTACTGCATTCACTAATGACAAATTTTGagataaagttaattaaaaaatggttttcccTTGCTAAAAGAcagttttttaatcttatcaacaaatgaattgttaaatctttttctGTACATATGCCATCATATatttgatcttttaaaatttgatgtaaaCGATGTAATCAAGGCACAGTCAATACTAGTTCTGAAATAAGCTGCTGTGTGACGTGTTAGACCAAAGTCAACATTGGTTCTGAAATCAACCGCTGCGTGATGTATTTGATGCAACGTTTTCTCAcaagagaaattaattatttaaattataaataagagCCAACTTCTAACTGTGAGTTCAGTTTTTCACTGCATCAGCACCGATCAACACTGCATCAGCTGTGACCCACTTGATTTTTTGGAAAGTGTTTTGAGTGATTGCAATTATCATAATACAAAATACTCAAGGATATTTTCTCTTAATATTTCGCATCTATATGTTTCGAGCATAATAGAAACTAGGCTACGAACGAAGTGTTTTATGATTGATTGTCAGCATCAAAGTGAAGAACACttataaaagaagagaaaaatttgtgagtgataatattaaatttttttattgtgtgcACTTGTTTGTCTACCACTAAAACAAAATGAATCGTGAACAGAGTAAAAAAGTTATATCAATCATTGAGGTAGCATATAGAGCTTTGATANNNNNNNNNNNNNNNNNNNNNNNNNNNNNNNNNNNNNNNNNNNNNNNNNNNNNNNNNNNNNNNNNNNNNNNNNNNNNNNNNNNNNNNNNNNNNNNNNNNNatcaaaactaggtgatttcgaaactcacagatacgaatcacgaacaagagcattatgtaataatgaacaatgtcaccagaggactactagattttgcattgaatgcaacatgtattgctgcttacattgtttctcaaaattacattctgaaacagcggGATCacaatgatttcaacggattgaaatctgaaatgaaaaaaattctccataaaaaaaatttaaaaatgtaaaaaaaatatataaaatcccttgtaaaaaaagagagactatcgatattcgtcgacctccacgttggtgatagttgggcaacgtaaactttgtttgcggtaGACGGACGATaaatattcgtgaatcattttactcttacacgatgcttagaactatgaaaattttgtattgaaaaactatgcgcttttcggaaaatttgtcaagaataaaaagttcttgtaatcagccgaggaatacgcctgaattttttcagggcgttttgagcaaaattttgaattttgcaaaaattgttcatatgcaaaatccaaaattttgctcaaaacgcttcgaaaaaattcaggcgtattccttggctgattacaagaactttttattcctgatgatttttctgaaaagtgcatcgtttattgtaaaaaaatccatgaatgttttcacaaaaattttgccattaagacgccattttgaaaatactaaaacgaaaaatcgatctttgaaccatggattctcaaagtttagacatttattccacccactagtgagattccaggttaattacagactcgaaaagctttggaaaatggttcacaaaaaaaaataggcacgaaaaatcacgttttttttgtttaaactgcattttgggataataagtaaattttttgaggaatttcattggtaccggtagtggcgttttggctgtttaagggttaaaacattttttgaattgaatttcttcaaatttaaatgaaattcttttcaatttttcaatttgaataaagttttaattcttgatttaaataaaattaagaaattccaatttaaatatattttcaatttcaatttcaatgtaaattaaatttaaaaagttttcaatttaatttattaaatttaaataaaattttgaataaaatttgattcttaattttaaataaaaaataaaaaattccaatttcaatgtaagttaaatttaaaaagtttttccgaGTTAAAtgtaactttgaaaatttgtaatattattataaaatatagtttttaaattcaataatttaaaacttttaaaataaactaattacattttacaaaattttcaattgaagtcaaactttaacaaattttaattatgcatttaaataaagaatttttgaaacttttcgaataaaaggaataaaattattttttattttctaaatgaacAAGGCTGAGTAAAGGCAGGTAACCATCAGTTTTAAGGCTCCTGCAAAATGGTTCATAGAGAGCACGGTGCAGGAgtttgaaaaaacgtgtattctGTTCATTGCGCAGAAGGAACTTGATTCGTTTTGTCACATGAGACTAGTCCCTCAGGATACCATAATGAACTTTAAAGGGATAATAACAGATATTCTACTCACCCCAGAAGGTTACTGGTTCAAAAGATCTGGGTTTAACATTCATGATATTAtggtaaatacaaaattttttgataattttacatttgaaaaatgaattgcaataaacattttaaaaagataactttttttttggatCTAACAATTCATAtgtgttttaatattaaaaaaaactaaaatgcatttaaattaaacagaaaatttaaaaaaatattactattataatggtaataataaatgaaaataatttttcattgtttttgtttcAGACTCGTGAAACCTATGTAACCTTTGAAAAACGCATATGGTTGCCTGTACAATGGTTTGTTCTACCACTGAGTCTGACTCTATTAAGGGCTTTGTTAATTATAAAGATTGCACTCAAAGAATATAACTTCAATTGTTCTGGAAGTGAACAGTACGACCAGGACGTTGTTACGTAACAGTTTTTGGTATAAGTGCTGTGGTACAAAGACTCGGCTGCTgctacatctttaaaaaaatcgatcgAGAGGATCTACCCCAACTAGTGAGAGATTCGTTCGAAAGCAATTCTGAAGGAGAAGATAATGAAATTGTTGtggttttcacaaaaaaacaagcACATGATGTAGTAGAAGAAACCAGTGATGAAGAAATTACAGTGCTTTATgttaaggaaaaagaaaaagatgatgAAAACGAAAGTGGTGAAGAAAAAGATGTTCAAGAAGAAGGTgctaaggaaaaagaaaaagatgatgAAGACAAAACTGGTGAAGAAAAAGATGTTCAAGAAAAAAGTGTTAAGGAAAAACGTGTTCAAGAAGAAGGTGCTAAGGAAAACGAAAAAGATGATGAAGACGAAAGTGttgaagaaaaagattttcaagaagaaagtgTTAAGAAAAAAGATGCTGAAGAAAGTGATTAAGAAAGTTTGCGAAAAGTGAAGTGTCTTTCTAAGCTTCGTGATTTTTAGGAGGATTTAGTTCTAATTATATTAAAAGCGAAAGGTGACAGCAGCAAACAAAAGGtaatcaacattttattgaaaatgatcttaTTGCATCAAAAATCAAATGTACTCATTGTCAAacgatttattttgaaactttttcttaaatgaaNNNNNNNNNNNNNNNNNNNNNNNNNNNNNNNNNNNNNNNNNNNNNNNNNNNNNNNNNNNNNNNNNNNNNNNNNNNNNNNNNNNNNNNNNNNNNNNNNNNNACAAAAGGtaatcaacattttattgaaaatgatcttaTTGCATCAAAAATCAAATGTACTCATTGTCAAacgatttattttgaaactttttcttaaatgaaaatgaaaatcacgtttttttttgtttaaactgcattttgggataataagtaaatttttttaggaatttcattggcaccgtcggaaagaggagatcttaagcaataaaaatatatatgtctcaattttttctagtgtcgaatagtcgtagttattggccgttgaaaagcagtgtaccggtagtggcgttttggccgtttgaggattaaatgcaattaatttattaaaattttattttaaaattttaaaagaaaatgtaattaaaaacttaactgaaagtaataactaaattttttatgtttcatttttaattcaaagcttttttaaatttcatttaaatttgaaaaaatgtttcaaatacaattaatttatttaagaaaaattttttaaaactttaaaagaaaaaatttaataaaagaattatgttgaattaataattaaattttttatgttttcatttttaatacggagttttttaaatttcatttaaatttaaaaaatgttttatatccatttaatttattaaaatttaattaaaaactttaaaataaaatttaattacaaaactcaacttaaattaataaataaatttcatttaaattaaaaaaatgttttaaatacaataaattttttcttacaaaaatgttaaaactttaaaagaaaatttaatttaaaaaattatcctgattaataattacatgtttaatttcattcatattaaaaaactaaaatcaaataattttcattttaaatgaaaattgtaaaaagttcCTTTAGATTCGAGAAATGaaacttacaaaatattttaaatgtaattgtatgtatgcatgtatttaatctctcccttttacgggtttgagggccaccgctccctgtacatatatttacaattccatccttagtctaacttaactactacttatattctactctttcgcattacgttggataaacaatagtaacagtagtgatattaattcctaaaatgagcgagcttccaggacttccgtttcctcttaccataaaaaaatgaattttccacgatattgaaaacaattttcgttttttactgtcccaggttcaggatcacccgtttggctctgccctactcccttgctttcccttacttcatccaatttcttcatccacatcactccctgtccactaccatccaagatccatcttacacactcatccacactcaactgtccctcttcctctcctgtacatctctctaatacatgtgcccatgactccatttcg
This region includes:
- the LOC117181315 gene encoding glutamic acid-rich protein-like, with the protein product MSECLPFGGFEWVLDQDINVQNIPDDLPIGYIYEVDLEYPTELHDFHRDLPLAPEHFVPPNSSFFGISAVVQRLGCCYIFKKIDREDLPQLVRDSFESNSEGEDNEIVVVFTKKQAHDVVEETSDEEITVLYVKEKEKDDENESGEEKDVQEEGAKEKEKDDEDKTGEEKDVQEKSVKEKRVQEEGAKENEKDDEDESVEEKDFQEESVKKKDAEESD